From one Notolabrus celidotus isolate fNotCel1 chromosome 2, fNotCel1.pri, whole genome shotgun sequence genomic stretch:
- the si:ch211-129c21.1 gene encoding semaphorin-4E, producing the protein MSLLSALSIICGLMLHVSFSAINTRYGVPRKTVLYQNKLSLFREEGIFNYSTMLMHEDLGVVLLGAREAIYALDINNISVRKAAVYWRVTEEKQRECTYKGKHAEVECRNYIRTLHRLNDTTMYVCGTNAFSPTCDYMTFSNGQLRLEGKQEEGKGKCPFDPFQRYSSLMVGSDLYSATSINFLGSEPVVLRSSDLALRTEFKSSWLSEPNFVYTDFVDESFDSADGDDDKVYLFFSENAMEYDFYSKVAVSRVARVCKGDMGGQRTLQRKWTSFLKARLDCSLPEPSLPPIVQDVFLLKHKDWRKSVFYAVFTPQSSLSQVSAVCAYSVSAIRDIFNEGKFKTPVAVETSHVKWVMYTGEVPVPRPGACINNLARKMGMNRSLDLPDKTLQFIRDRPLMDEAVRPLTGGPLLLKKGALLTRIVVDSVLALDGQRYAVMFIGTANGYVQKAVNYGGEMFIIEEVQLYENAVPITILRLSSSKGQLYAGSESGAIQMPVSNCSRYDTCADCILARDPYCAWDFSVQQCSSVYTLSPSSNPALQSLKEGDVSQCPEPEPVAAVDFTLVPENNIQLPCQLHSNLAQVLWRFSDQTLHSNNKYYIYSEGLLILSATESDLGLYTCDSVEQINDKTFNRTVAVYRLKLSSGPIVEESTTPGTEVSDSSDSIPSPNTAAPGAGPNQSIEDPSSPENQSDTGRVTRLEVAVALLSLLCLSLTGVIFWIWSRGHWECLKFAKRSSAASEAKRHSTEYMHIQNRTSEIKLLGPEPGRPCSANNNHSAVDFKGNGEHHFTPMANISSLDGLGYINDESEI; encoded by the exons ATGTCTCTTCTCTCAGCCTTGAGCATCATTTGTGGATTGATGCTCCATGTTTCATTTAGTGCAATCAACACTCGCTACGGTGTCCCACGAAAAACTGTCCTCTACCAGA ACAAGCTGAGCTtgttcagagaggaggggatCTTCAACTACTCCACCATGCTCATGCACGAAGACCTGGGTGTGGTGCTGCTGGGAGCCAGAGAGGCCATATATGCTCTGGACATCAACAACATCTCTGTGAGAAAAGCTGCG GTGTATTGGCGAGTTacagaggagaagcagagggagTGCACGTACAAAGGAAAACATGCAGAG GTGGAATGTCGAAACTACATCCGAACCCTGCACAGACTGAACGACACAACAATGTATGTGTGTGGCACGAACGCTTTTAGCCCCACCTGTGACTACATG ACGTTCTCTAATGGACAGCTGAGGCTGGAGGGAAAGCAGGAAGAGGGAAAGGGGAAGTGTCCTTTTGATCCCTTCCAGAGATACTCCTCTCTCATGGTTG GAAGTGACCTGTATTCTGCTACATCTATCAACTTCTTGGGCTCCGAGCCTGTGGTTCTGCGCAGCTCGGACTTGGCTCTGCGCACTGAGTTCAAGAGCTCCTGGCTCAGTG agCCAAACTTCGTCTACACGGACTTTGTGGATGAGAGTTTTGATAGTGCCGACGGCGATGATGATAAAGTATATTTGTTCTTCAGCGAGAATGCCATGGAGTACGACTTCTACAGCAAAGTAGCCGTGTCTCGAGTGGCCCGTGTCTGCAAG gGGGATATGGGCGGCCAGCGGACACTCCAGAGGAAATGGACATCGTTCCTGAAAGCTCGTCTGGATTGTTCTCTCCCTGAACCCAGCCTGCCCCCCATTGTCCAGGATGTCTTCCTGCTCAAGCACAAGGACTGGCGGAAGAGTGTCTTCTACGCTGTCTTCACCCCACAGTC AAGCTTGTCCCAGGTATCTGCAGTCTGTGCGTACAGTGTGTCTGCCATCCGAGACATTTTTAATGAGGGCAAATTCAAGACACCTGTTGCTGTGGAGACTTCACATGTCAAATGGGTGATGTACACTGGGGAGGTGCCAGTTCCAAGACCAGGGGCG TGCATCAATAATCTGGCACGTAAAATGGGGATGAATCGTTCGCTGGACCTGCCAGACAAAACCCTCCAGTTCATCAGGGACCGTCCCCTCATGGACGAGGCTGTTCGCCCTCTGACAGGAGGGCCCCTGCTGCTCAAGAAGGGAGCTTTGCTGACTCGGATTGTGGTGGACAGTGTGTTGGCGCTGGATGGACAAAGATATGCCGTCATGTTCATCGGCACTG CAAACGGTTACGTTCAGAAGGCCGTCAACTATGGTGGAGAAATGTTCATCATAGAGGAAGTCCAGCTGTATGAAAACGCTGTTCCTATTACCATTCTGCGCCTGTCATCCAGTAAG GGCCAGCTATATGCAGGCTCAGAGTCTGGTGCCATCCAGATGCCAGTCAGTAACTGCAGCCGCTATGACACCTGTGCGGACTGCATCCTGGCCAGGGACCCATACTGTGCCTGGGACTTCAGCGTCCAGCAGTGCTCTTCAGTTTACACCTTATCGCCCTCCTCAAATCCTGCACTACAGAGTCTAAAGGAGGGAGACGTCTCCCAATGTCCTGAGCCAG aACCGGTAGCAGCTGTGGACTTCACCCTGGTCCCAGAGAACAACATCCAGCTGCCCTGCCAGCTTCACTCCAACTTGGCGCAGGTCCTGTGGCGATTCTCTGACCAAACACTTCACTCCAACAACAAATACTACATCTACAGCGAGGGCCTCCTCATCCTGAGTGCCACTGAATCGGATTTAGGCCTGTACACATGTGACTCAGTGGAGCAGATCAATGACAAAACATTCAACCGGACTGTGGCTGTCTATCGATTAAAGCTCTCCTCTGGCCCAATAGTGGAGGAGAGCACTACTCCTGGCACTGAGGTGTCAGATTCCTCTGACTCAATTCCCAGTCCGAATACGGCTGCACCAGGAGCAGGGCCAAACCAGAGCATTGAGGACCCCTCGTCCCCTGAAAATCAAAGTGACACTGGCAGGGTGACACGTTTGGAGGTGGCTGTAGCTCTGCTCTCACTGCTTTGTCTTTCCCTAACGGGGGTCATATTTTGGATCTGGAGCCGAGGACATTGGGAATGCCTAAAGTTTGCAAAGCGCTCCAGTGCAGCAAGCGAGGCAAAAAGGCACTCAACCGAATATATGCATATCCAGAACAGAACTTCAGAGATAAAGCTCCTGGGGCCTGAGCCTGGTAGACCTTGCAGTGCCAATAATAATCACTCTGCTGTTGACTTCAAAGGGAATGGGGAGCACCACTTCACACCTATGGCCAACATTTCAAGTTTGGACGGTTTGGGATACATAAACGATGAGTCAGAGATTTGA